One window from the genome of Natrialba magadii ATCC 43099 encodes:
- a CDS encoding DUF7331 family protein, which translates to MDVPARNVDTDADAEPEQPTAIVSCHETRPGKIVFTERDNTDGWIATDLTVDLDP; encoded by the coding sequence ATGGACGTGCCCGCCCGTAACGTGGATACCGATGCCGACGCGGAACCCGAGCAGCCAACTGCAATCGTCTCCTGTCACGAAACGCGCCCCGGAAAGATCGTGTTCACCGAACGAGACAACACTGATGGCTGGATCGCGACCGATCTGACCGTCGATCTCGACCCCTAA
- a CDS encoding macro domain-containing protein gives MEFDVIQGDIAAQSADVLVNAAGTSLEMGSGVAGALRRRAGDELNDEAVEKGPIDLGEVAVTDAYDLDAEYVIHAAAMPHYGDGEATEESIRDATRNTLECADELECESLVLPALGCGVAGFELETGASIIGAELGTYEPETLSDVRFIAYSNEEYETLRAATGKAEQSEMNEEREADR, from the coding sequence ATGGAGTTCGACGTCATCCAGGGTGACATCGCCGCACAGTCCGCAGACGTACTCGTCAACGCCGCCGGCACCAGCCTCGAGATGGGGTCCGGCGTCGCCGGCGCACTCCGCCGACGCGCCGGTGACGAACTCAACGACGAGGCGGTGGAGAAGGGACCCATCGACCTCGGCGAGGTGGCAGTCACGGATGCCTACGACTTAGACGCCGAGTACGTCATCCACGCCGCCGCGATGCCCCACTACGGAGACGGCGAGGCCACCGAAGAGAGCATCCGCGACGCGACACGGAACACACTCGAGTGCGCGGACGAACTCGAGTGTGAGTCGCTCGTCTTGCCGGCCCTCGGTTGCGGTGTCGCAGGGTTCGAACTGGAAACAGGAGCGTCGATTATCGGCGCGGAGTTGGGGACGTACGAACCAGAAACACTCAGCGACGTTCGATTCATCGCGTACAGCAACGAGGAGTACGAGACGCTTCGGGCGGCGACGGGGAAGGCGGAGCAGTCAGAGATGAACGAAGAGCGTGAAGCAGATCGATAA
- a CDS encoding RidA family protein, with translation MAAYDEINAVYEQHFQESDPAQTTVGVCELLGGASVTLDAVTALE, from the coding sequence ATGGCTGCGTACGACGAGATCAACGCGGTCTACGAGCAACACTTCCAGGAGAGCGATCCAGCGCAGACGACCGTCGGCGTCTGTGAACTTCTCGGCGGTGCATCGGTAACGCTCGATGCCGTCACTGCACTCGAGTAG
- the dpsA gene encoding DNA starvation/stationary phase protection protein DpsA, with translation MSTQKTVRQSADTVEENELRLEQEKAEQIVDALNTELANSYVLYHQLKKHHWVVEGAEFLPLHEFLEEAYEHVEEGADVIAERAQALGGVPVSGPTNQERRATVEFEGEDVYDVRTMFQNDLEMYGDIIESMRDSIELAENLGDYATVEILREILVTLEDDAHHFEHYLEDDTLVLEEATK, from the coding sequence ATGAGTACCCAGAAGACCGTCCGTCAGTCGGCAGACACCGTCGAGGAGAACGAACTCCGTCTCGAGCAGGAGAAGGCCGAACAGATCGTCGACGCACTGAACACCGAACTCGCGAACTCGTACGTACTGTATCACCAGCTCAAAAAGCACCACTGGGTCGTCGAGGGTGCCGAATTCCTCCCGCTGCACGAGTTCTTGGAAGAGGCCTACGAGCACGTCGAGGAAGGTGCCGACGTCATCGCTGAGCGCGCTCAGGCGCTCGGTGGCGTTCCCGTCTCCGGGCCAACGAACCAGGAGCGACGCGCGACTGTCGAGTTCGAGGGTGAGGACGTCTACGACGTCCGAACGATGTTCCAGAACGACCTCGAGATGTACGGTGACATCATCGAGTCGATGCGCGACAGCATCGAACTCGCCGAGAACCTCGGCGACTACGCGACCGTCGAAATCCTCCGCGAGATTCTCGTCACGCTGGAGGATGACGCCCACCACTTCGAGCACTACCTCGAAGACGACACGCTGGTGCTCGAAGAGGCGACGAAGTAA